In Halichondria panicea chromosome 13, odHalPani1.1, whole genome shotgun sequence, one genomic interval encodes:
- the LOC135346806 gene encoding nucleosome assembly protein 1-like 4 — translation MADQDNKISDVAEQALSGLKEDDIKKILSDGTAMSGLSQKLAAQINQALGGGNALAPPPPRDKQEMRRIRALKKLQLESTNLEAQFYIEVQKLESKYLVLNQPLFEKRRDIISGSHEPTDEEAHWSDDEDNEEEDVLAIKAADSIKDNGTDVDRPAEAGPSKDGDDDPSTGVEEFWLTAFKNCEIFTDIIKEEDESVLKHLIDLKVLYTDDTGMDFSLEFHFSDNEWFTNKVLTKSYKVTCEVNKDDPWAFEGAAIAEGKGCSIDWKKGKNLTVKTIKKKQKHKAKGQQARMVTKTVPSESFFNIFSPPNINSKDEAAEDEEDIAQALSDDYTRAEFIRDRLVPKAVLFFTGEALEEDGDDEDFDDDYDEDDDDLEGDDDGLEKQVAATKDQCKNQ, via the exons ATGGCAGACCAGGACAATAAGATTTCAGATGTAGCAGAGCAAGCTTTGAGTGGCCTCAAAGaag ATGACATTAAGAAGATACTGTCTGATGGCACAGCCATGTCGGGACTCTCACAGAAACTAGCCGCTCAAATCAACCAAGCACTGGGGGGCGGAAATGCCTT AGCACCTCCTCCTCCACGTGACAAGCAAGAAATGAGACGGATACGAGCTCTCAAGAAACTCCAGCTGGAGTCCACGAACCTAGAGGCCCAGTTTTACATTGAGGTTCAGAAATTGGAGTCCAAATACCTTGTTCTGAATCAACCCTTGTTTGAGAAGAGGCGTGATATCATCAGTGGATCACATGAGCCGACAGACGAGGAAGCCCACTGGTCAGACGATGAGGATAACGAGGAGGAAGATGTCTTGGCTATTAAGGCTGCAG ATAGCATTAAGGACAATGGGACAGACGTGGACAGACCAGCCGAGGCAGGCCCTAGTAAAGATG GTGATGATGACCCAAGCACAGGCGTTGAGGAATTCTGGTTGACTGCTTTCAAGAACTGTGAGATATTCACTGATATTATTAAG GAAGAAGATGAGTCTGTTCTCAAACACCTGATTGACTTGAAGGTCCTCTACACTGACGACACTGGAATG GACTTCTCTCTTGAGTTCCACTTCTCTGATAATGAGTGGTTCACTAACAAAGTGCTCACCAAATCTTACAAAGTGACGTGTGAAGTGAACAAAGACGACCCCTGGGCATTCGAGGGGGCGGCCATTGCAGAGGGGAAAGG ATGTAGCATAGACTGGAAGAAAGGCAAAAATCTCACCGTTAAAACCATCAAGAAGAAACAAAAGCACAAAG CTAAGGGCCAGCAAGCTCGTATGGTGACAAAAACTGTCCCCAGTGAGTCTTTCTTCAACATCTTCTCCCCACCAAACA TTAACTCAAAG GATGAAGCAGCTGAGGATGAGGAGGACATAGCTCAGGCTCTCAGTGATGACTATACAAGGGCTGAATTTATTCGTGACAGACTAGTACCCAAGGCCGTCTTGTTCTTCACTGGGGAGGCACTGGAGGAGGACGGTGATGATGAAGAt TTTGATGACGACTATGATGAGGACGATGATGACTTAGAAGGGGATGATGATGGTTTAGAGAAACAG GTGGCTGCAACGAAAGACCAATGCAAAAATCAGTAA
- the LOC135346804 gene encoding uncharacterized protein LOC135346804 encodes MVDQLEELKSLSSIATTQPHSAFAAFTHGFASKWTYLARTTPGIANLLKPLEETIRTVFLPKLTGQNAFGDLERQIMALPARHGGLGIANPCETSPGQFTMSMSISAPLVSLILDQSDIYEPTMKQEQARLRNNAKKFRRQMEARTASELNEELSNNLKKMVGVCSEKGTSSWITALPIAEHGFMLHKGAFRDALCLRYGWRPQNLPSHCVCGLHFTVEHVLSCSRGGFPTIRHNEIRNITANLMSEVCPDVGIEPTLQPVTEEQFQLRTTNREDGARLDVVAQSFWSNDRQSAFFDVRVFNPYAPTYRRSTMAQSYRRNEMEKKRAYEQRVREVEHGSFTPLVFSAAGGMGPAADIVYKKLASMLAEKQDKTYSTTLNWMRCRLNFSLIRSEIMCIRGSRKSFTTTTPWKALDTGTIDLATQEGRVLSV; translated from the coding sequence atggttgatcaattagAAGAACTGAAAAGCCTCTCTTCAATAGCCACCACCCAACCTCACAGTGCTTTCGCTGCTTTCACACATGGTTTCGCTAGTAAATGGACATATTTGGCTCGAACCACCCCAGGCATTGCTAACCTCCTTAAGCCACTAGAAGAAACAATAAGGACAGTCTTTTTGCCAAAATTGACTGGACAGAATGCCTTTGGTGATCTGgaaagacagataatggcactCCCAGCCCGCCATGGGGGACTTGGTATAGCAAACCCGTGTGAAACAAGCCCTGGTCAGTTCACGATGAGCATGTCAATCTCAGCACCACTAGTCAGCCTGATACTTGACCAATCCGATATATACGAACCTACAATGAAGCAAGAGCAAGCCAGACTGAGGAACAATGCCAAAAAATTCCGCCGACAGATGGAAGCCAGGACAGCAAGTGAGCTAAATGAAGAACTATCAAACAATTTGAAAAAAATGGTTGGAGTATGCTCAGAGAAAGGTACCTCAAGCTGGATAACAGCGCTGCCTATTGCAGAGCATGGTTTCATGCTACACAAGGGAGCCTTCAGAGATGCTCTTTGCCTCAGGTACGGCTGGCGGCCTCAGAACCTACCCTCTCACTGTGTCTGTGGACTTCACTTCACAGTAGAGCATGTACTCAGCTGCTCTAGGGGAGGATTTCCAACAATAAGACATAATGAAATACGCAACATCACAGCAAATCTTATGAGCGAAGTATGTCCAGATGTGGGTATTGAACCAACCTTACAGCCTGTGACGGAAGAGCAGTTCCAACTTAGGACAACCAACCGCGAGGATGGGGCTCGCCTTGATGTTGTGGCCCAGAGCTTCTGGAGCAACGATAGACAGAGTGCATTTTTTGATGTCAGGGTCTTCAACCCGTACGCACCTACCTATCGCCGCTCCACCATGGCCCAGAGCTACAGAAGAAACGAGATGGAGAAGAAGAGAGCTTATGAACAGCGTGTAAGAGAAGTCGAACATGGATCGTTTACGCCTTTGGTTTTCTCTGCTGCTGGAGGTATGGGTCCGGCTGCAGATATTGTCTACAAGAAACTAGCTTCAATGCTGGCAGAGAAACAGGACAAAACATACAGCACAACTCTGAATTGGATGAGGTGTAGGCTAAATTTCTCCCTCATAAGATCAGAGATTATGTGCATCAGAGGCTCTAGGAAGTCATtcaccaccaccacaccaTGGAAGGCCTTAGACACTGGCACTATTGACCTAGCAACTCAAGAAGGCCGGGTGCTATCGGTCTGA
- the LOC135346802 gene encoding uncharacterized protein LOC135346802 produces MGESDPAGSVVTATTKEVHSNSSPQGKKKPPLQTRPGRFTFVDSIKEGFRKISNYKDSAKRKETVVQRQSVVISPEKRRAGGIVLGAKRKGGRGPSGELEVGHSNKRKTSFEMFLTTLPKCDPVARTEGWLYQQPVEWTKDPVFKTLTSLPQRGRIVPLPQPPMTRVSTVGYETSISYCESERGTHGRGTPPPIDMGQPRLDDLFRQLHVKQEHQARKEMGRQGETHLSSRNLRDIESAQVIGYPPGVTSELLPFLSSTGYYRAEPPSILHKNSFYYNQAVRQDTFQDTRCCEWGNCSVRFSSSKELLEHMQNEHISVLPLYHSKYKVHSSRGHQLICRWRDCFEVFDARYKLFLHIQTSHFKQHKTTTTPKMENEYCSPQEHKYATHPLRKPPTTTTTKCYPTHERSSLHVISIPFPDVSSRQTVQHSKKKHYRSVLHPLQPDRTQNRDNYKPGR; encoded by the exons ATGGGCGAGTCTGACCCAGCTGGCAGCGTGGTTACAGCCACGACGAAGGAGGTCCACAGCAACAGTAGTCCTCAGGGAAAGAAGAAACCTCCCTTGCAAACCAGACCAGGGAGATTTACTTTTGTTGACTCTATCAAAGAAGGTTTCCGAAAAATAAGCAACTACAAGGACAGTGCAAAGAGAAAGGAGACAGTTGTTCAGAGGCAGTCTGTAGTCATCTCTCCAGAGAAGAGGAGAGCTGGTGGGATTGTTCTGGGGGCCAAAAGAAAAGGTGGTAGGGGTCCCAGTGGAGAGCTAGAGGTTGGACACTCCAACAAGAGGAAGACCAGCTTTGAGATGTTCTTAACTACCCTGCCCAAGTGTGATCCTGTGGCCAGAACAGAAGGATGGTTGTATCAGCAACCTGTGGAGTGGACCAAG GATCCGGTGTTCAAGACCCTCACCTCCCTCCCCCAACGTGGTCGTATCGTACCCCTCCCACAGCCTCCGATGACGCGAGTATCAACTGTTGGCTATGAGACATCAATATCGTACTGTGAGAGTGAGAGGGGGACTCATGGGAGGGGCACACCACCCCCTATAGACATGGGACAGCCACGCCTCGATGACCTCTTCAGGCAACTTCAT GTGAAGCAGGAGCATCAAGCTCGGAAGGAGATGGGCAGACAGGGAGAGACGCATTTATCTAGTAGGAACTTGAGGGACATCGAATCAGCGCAAGTAATAG GTTATCCTCCTGGTGTCACTTCAGAGCTCCTCCCCTTCCTCTCATCGACTGGCTACTACAGAGCCGAGCCTCCCTCGATATTACACAAGAACTCGTTTTATTATAACCAGGCTGTTCGACAAGATACGTTCCAAGACACACGTTGTTGCGAGTGGGGCAACTGTTCAGTCAGGTTCTCCTCGAGTAAAGAGCTGCTTGAGCATATGCAGAACGAACATATCTCGGTGTTGCCTTTGTATCACTCAAAGTACAAGGTTCACAGTTCAAGAGGTCATCAATTGATATGCCGGTGGAGAGACTGCTTTGAAGTGTTTGATGCTCGTTACAAATTGTTTCTTCATATTCAGACATCTCATTTCAAGCAACATAAGACAACTACAACACCAAAG atggaAAACGAATACTGTTCTCCACAGGAACACAAGTACGCTACACACCCTCTCAGAAAACCACCCACCACTACCACCACCAAATGCTACCCCACCCACGAGCGAAGTTCCCTCCATGTGATCAGCATCCCCTTCCCTGACGTGAGCAGCAGACAGACTGTGCAGCACAGCAAGAAGAAACACTACAGATCAGTACTCCACCCATTACAGCCAGACAGAACTCAAAACCGTGACAACTATAAACCTGGAAGATAG
- the LOC135346799 gene encoding dol-P-Man:Man(7)GlcNAc(2)-PP-Dol alpha-1,6-mannosyltransferase-like translates to MMGSLPSPLLDLLPLAVCWLYLLLCPYTKVEESFNLQATHDVLYHCTDLAKYDHLEFPGVVPRTFIGPLALSALSFPMVTLAKHTNVGSKFTSQILVRAVLGGMVCGAFALFRRAVQRKLGGPVAIFLTLTTCSQFHFLFYASRPLPNTFALILALLCFRCWLLGQHTLFICLSGAAIVWFRFELSILLGIIVIMELLNGRMTVWRTVMTTLSAAVPLLALTVLVDSVLWRRWVWPEGEVLWFNTVKNKSHLWGTLPFLWYFYSALPRCLLFTSLFIPWAIIRDKRRALTLAAPALTFVLVYSLLPHKELRFIVYAIPLLNLVIAMGMANIWLNRSKLPHFAPLLVLSTLCLSLGASLCLLAISRHNYPGGVAFTRLHELMADRTGSGDIKVHIGVEAAMTGVSRFGELEPNWNYSKLEGLEANSTEMASFTFLLISAPDHTHYKDTHEVLLSVEGFSGLSINTHHFPPVKISLQEKILVLVRKTDFKGLRCPTEH, encoded by the exons ATGATGGGTAGCCTGCCATCTCCTCTTCTAGACCTCCTTCCCCTAGCCGTGTGCTGGCTCTACCTGCTCCTCTGTCCCTATACCAAGGTGGAGGAGAGCTTCAACCTGCAGGCCACTCATGATGTCCTCTACCATTGCACAGACCTAGCCAAA TATGATCATCTGGAATTCCCTGGAGTTGTTCCACGGACCTTTATCGGACCACTTGCTCTGTCAGCACTCTCGTTTCCCATGGTAACCCTGGCCAAACACACTAACGTCGGATCAAAGTTCACATCACAGATACTAG TTCGTGCGGTGTTGGGAGGAATGGTGTGTGGTGCGTTTGCACTATTCAGAAGAGCTGTTCAGAGGAAGCTTGGTGGCCCAGTGGCCATCTTCCTCACCCTCACCACCTGCTCTCAGTTCCATTTCTTATTCTATGCTTCAAGACCTCTACCCAACACATTTGCACTCATCTTAG CTCTGCTGTGCTTCAGATGCTGGCTTCTAGGACAGCACACACTATTCATCTGTCTCTCTGGAGCAGCCATTGTGTGGTTTAGGTTCGAGCTCTCCATCTTGCTTGGTATCATAGTTATCATGGAGCTGCTCAATGGACGTATGACTGTATGGAGGACGGTGATGACCACTCTCTCCGCTGCCGTTCCTCTACTAG CGCTGACTGTGCTGGTGGACTCAGTGCTATGGaggaggtgggtgtggccagaGGGGGAGGTGCTCTGGTTCAACACAGTCAAGAACAAGAGCCACCTGTGGGGC ACACTTCCATTTCTCTGGTACTTTTACTCTGCCCTGCCTCGCTGTCTCCTCTTCACCTCCCTCTTTATCCCCTGGGCTATTATTCGAGACAAACGAAGGGCCCTCACACTTGCTGCTCCCGCCCTCACCTTTGTGCTGGTCTACTCACTCCTCCCCCACAAGGAACTGAGATTCATCGTCTATGCCATTCCTCTGCTCAATCTTGTCATTGCCATGGGGATGGCTAACAT TTGGCTCAACCGGTCCAAGCTTCCCCATTTTGCCCCCCTCCTGGTACTGTCCACTCTCTGTCTGAGTCTGGGGGCCTCCCTCTGTCTACTCGCCATCTCTCGGCATAACTACCCAGGAGGCGTGGCCTTCACACGACTGCACGAGCTCATGGCCGACCGGACTGGTAGTGGAGatatcaaagttcatattggAGTAGAGGCAGCGATGACTGGAGTGTCGAGATTTGGGGAGTTGGAACCAAACTGGAA CTACTCTAAATTGGAGGGTCTGGAGGCAAACTCAACGGAGATGGCCTCGTTCACGTTCCTCCTGATATCCGcccctgaccacacccactacaaGGATACACATGAGGTCTTGTTATCAGTGGAGGGATTCTCGGGACTCTCAATTAACACACACCATTTTCCACCTGTCAAAATTTCACTGCAAGAAAAGATTTTGGTGCTAGTTCGAAAGACTGATTTCAAGGGACTGAGGTGTCCCACAGAACAttaa
- the LOC135346792 gene encoding twinkle mtDNA helicase-like, which yields MMSVFRRVEQAWVQVVSFRQTRALQTVSRTKIQSLLDSKKYSYKLGQSSFVLQCPFCKRGDGASSSSSTLGSMFVNYNTGGVVCKPCAVRGTWSNFLEWSTEGKSPTAPVSCDTDSAVVDGVTTATKVPTEHAQKVWSGTRKWEESSTETTDRLREMFGIEVLTNPALEKYQVHTATSASSSLLSDSALPCVAFPWYHGKDLVKVRLETIPPTEELQSSGEGVWGVFGWGTVEPASREIVIAGGELDAIAIHQSTGLPAVVLPSDITKLPSKFLSEFDQFKKINLWLGSSGPAKHTATHLANQLGLKRCYLVSSQERGRPLPTALGALSKEGDLAAIISRSKRFAHDQIFSFNQLRGDVYGEFSNREMVAGVKWRRFPQLTSSLKGHRSGELTVLTGPTGRGKTTLLAEMSLDLCLQGVSTLWGSFEIKNVRLAKTLLKQYSGVDIERHLHDYDSWADKFQHLPLYFMGFYGSADISTVIETMSHAVYAHNIQHVIVDNLQFMLGSTNILDTYSAQNQAIGALRRFASAEDVHVTVVIHPRKEDDNNPLTTASIFGTAKAAQEADNVIILQCPHGKDKYIQVTKNRFDGDLGMVPLSWDKESCTMSGHFNRPPPQTVADNKTITASPELPSSPHPQTVKKPAFGVYRPQGSKLIGRVQSTPGKGTNSSSPLINQPGRVQSTPLKGTNSGSPLINQPGQVQSTPLKGTNSGSPLINQLGRLQSTPLKGTNSGSPLINQASPASYDPSRRTV from the exons ATGATGAG TGTGTTCAGAAGGGTGGAGCAAGCTTGGGTGCAAGTGGTCTCTTTCAGACAGACTAGAGCATTGCAGACAGTCAGTCGCACCAAAATACAGTCTTTACTCGACTCGAAGAAGTACTCGTACAAGTTAGGCCAGTCTTCGTTTGTTCTCCAGTGTCCGTTCTGCAAGAGAGGAGATGGAGCCTCGAGCAGCAGCAGCACTCTGGGAAGTATGTTTGTTAACTATAACACTGGCGGCGTGGTGTGCAAGCCCTGTGCAGTGAGAG GAACGTGGAGTAACTTCCTGGAGTGGTCAACGGAGGGGAAATCCCCCACAGCACCCGTCTCTTGTGAcactgactcagcagtagtaGACGGAGTAACAACCGCTACAAAGGttcctactgagcatgctcagaaGGTTTGGTCGGGCACGAGGAAGTGGGAGGAGTCGTCTACCGAGACAACGGACAGACTGCGAGAGATGTTTGGAATTGAG GTGTTAACCAACCCTGCTCTGGAGAAGTACCAAGTTCATACTGCTACCTCAGCG TCCTCCAGTTTGCTGTCAGACTCTGCGCTGCCGTGTGTGGCGTTTCCATGGTACCACGGCAAGGACCTGGTGAAAGTGAGGTTAGAGACAATACCTCCCACAGAGGAGCTCCAATCATCAGGGGAGGGTGTATGGGGGGTCTTCGGATGGGGTACTGTGGAACCAGCAAGCAGGGAG atAGTGATTGCTGGTGGGGAGTTGGACGCCATTGCAATTCACCAGAGCACGGGACTACCAGCTGTTGTTCTTCCCAGTGACATCACTAAGCTACCCTCCAAA TTTCTGTCTGAGTTCGATCAGTTCAAGAAAATCAACTTGTGGTTGGGCAGCTCTGGGCCTGCCAAGCACACTGCCACACACCTGGCTAACCAACTCGGGCTGAAGAGATGCTATCTGGTTAG CTCTCAAGAGAGAGGTCGACCACTGCCCACGGCTTTGGGGGCTCTCTCTAAGGAGGGAGATTTGGCAGCCATTATTTCACGATCCAAGCGATTTGCTCACGACCAAATCTTCAGCTTCAACCAG CTGCGTGGTGATGTGTACGGGGAATTTAGCAACAGAGAGATGGTAGCAGGAGTGAAGTGGAGACGGTTCCCTCAGTTGACCTCTTCTCTCAAAGGTCATCGCTCGGGGGAACTAACTGTTCTTACTGGACCCACTGGACGAGGCAAGACCACTCTGCTCGCTGAGATGTCCCTGGACCTGTGCTTACAGGGG GTGTCTACACTGTGGGGAAGTTTTGAGATCAAAAATGTTCGATTGGCAAAGACACTTCTAAAACAGTATTCTGG AGTGGACATAGAGAGGCACTTGCACGACTATGACAGCTGGGCTGACAAGTTCCAACATCTCCCTCTCTACTTCATGGGGTTCTATGGCTCTGCTGACATCAGCACTGTCATTGAG ACAATGTCCCACGCTGTGTATGCTCACAACATCCAGCACGTGATAGTGGACAACCTTCAGTTCATGCTGGGAAGTACCAACATCTTGGATACATATTCTGCCCAAAACCAGGCCATTGGAGCACTGAGGAGGTTTGCCTCAGCTGAAGATGTGCATGTCACTGTGGTGATTCATCCCAGGAAG GAGGATGACAACAACCCACTTACCACTGCCTCCATATTTGGCACTGCCAAGGCAGCCCAAGAGGCGGACAATGTCATCATTCTGCAGTGCCCTCACGGCAAAGACAAATACATACAG GTGACTAAGAACCGTTTCGATGGCGACCTCGGTATGGTACCTCTGTCCTGGGACAAAGAGAGTTGTACGATGTCTGGCCACTTCAACCGCCCTCCTCCACAAACTGTTGCTGACAACAAAACTATCACTGCTTCTCCAGAATTACCGTCATCGCCACACCCTCAAACTGTTAAGAAGCCTGCTTTTGGTGTTTATCGGCCTCAAGGCTCAAAACTGATTGGACGAGTTCAGAGTACACCTGGAAAGGGTACGAATAGCAGCTCCCCCTTGATCAATCAACCAGGACGGGTTCAGAGTACACCTTTGAAGGGTACAAATAGCGGCTCCCCCTTGATCAATCAACCAGGACAGGTTCAGAGTACACCTTTAAAGGGTACAAATAGCGGCTCCCCCTTGATCAATCAACTAGGACGGCTTCAGAGTACACCTTTAAAGGGTACGAATAGCGGCTCCCCCTTGATCAATCAAGCAAGCCCCGCATCATACGATCCATCACGCCGAACTGTTTGA
- the LOC135346794 gene encoding protein DD3-3-like: MTVGLRLACLLGLVALVTSDVYMHNPRGSNNRLNERSANRNNANRLFDSQNNNRGGYNAGDQETGAFNSEDEIYYMKYFQSGPEAETQLTIEWTNQHGCGGNEDTDTHKLNCNLVIQYMVQDYEDFGSTQTPPTDSEEIATKMRNGANTGTQNHQRPPNGETYAAYMNRRNDNVQANRGLHESHSYYDDCTRRDRNEGLFTADQNLRGDSAKFTRQNPNGNRRGYECPEERDYYPYWHPTPWRDIAVLSDNVSLCESFYQKESFNVAPKQICKERYPTGEVKGHSDFNNQADCEADNADPDVERIWFTEYAYIDIDTPTNQGACDARNSTDGYRRVWAAPSFGEPFSCLVLPNAPDCMQGGWSRDNHLGNGRDGVTLNYTWTLPYFPSGRSKIAILRLRYNISTDDYQPWVTDASFNQQLGAGILSPVEQNPNVDISSTTNKPLRLAINTAQFGRTFQDRTHVMELRPRSALGNADAEACTIHNLNVRGKRGNIVQTYPAVEYDFVPNRLTINQDECIHFQWTGSNTHNNGAPGGDGQTGDAGEGTGGTDRTNIVEIPDANSSYPIPVGQSLGMFGAAELLYAPPGVTVQNPASDVAVQAIDKAAYFGSIGYYSCFYRTTCGANSVEDKDQMNQLLNNAPASFEGAVLRYRQRANYHYMCSRNNNFTNRSQKGQLTVK; encoded by the exons ATGACAGTAGGACTGCGACTTGCTTGTCTGCTCGGACTTGTTGCACTGGTTACCAGcgatgtgtacatgcacaacccCAGAGGTAGCAACAATAGGCTCAACGAGCGCTCAGCTAACAGGAACAATGCAAACAGGCTGTTTGACTCACAg AACAACAACAGAGGAGGTTATAATGCAGGGGACCAGGAAACTGGAGCGTTTAATTCAGAGGACGAAATCTATTACATG AAATACTTCCAGAGTGGCCCTGAGGCTGAGACCCAGCTCACAATCGAGTGGACCAATCAGCACGGTTGTGGTGGCAACGAGGACACCGATACTCACAAGCTCAACTGTAACCTCGTCATTCAGTACATGGTACAGGACTACGAAGACTTTGGGTCCACTCAAACCC cACCCACTGATTCAGAGGAAATAGCAACAAAGATGCGAAATGGAGCCAATACTGGGACACAAAATCACCAGAGACCTCCCAATGGCGAGACTTATGCTGCATATATGAACAGAAGGAACGACAATGTACAGGCTAACCGAGGTCTGCACGAGAGTCACAGCTACTATGACGACTGCACCAGAAGGGACAGGAATGAAG GTCTGTTCACAGCCGATCAGAATCTCCGTGGTGACTCAGCCAAGTTCACTCGCCAGAACCCCAACGGGAACAGACGTGGTTACGAGTGCCCTGAGGAGAGGGACTACTATCCTTACTGGCATCCCACTCCTTGGAGG GACATTGCTGTTCTCAGTGACAATGTGTCGCTGTGTGAGAGCTTCTATCAGAAGGAGAGCTTCAACGTTGCCCCCAAGCAGATCTGCAAGGAGAGGTACCCCACTggtgaggtcaaaggtcactcCGATTTCAATAACCAGGCAGATTGTGAAGCAGACAACGCAG ATCCAGATGTAGAGAGGATATGGTTCACTGAATATGCCTACATCGACATCGATACACCTACGAATCAAGGTGCCTGTGACGCAAGGAACAGCACGGACGGCTACAGACGTGTGTGGGCGGCCCCATCATTTGGAGAGCCCTTCAGTTGTTTAGTACTCCCCAATGCACCCGACTGTATGCAAGGTGGTTGGTCGCGAGACAATCACCTTGGTAACGGCAGAGACGGAGTAACTCTGAACTACACATGGACACTTCCTTACTTTCCAAGTGGAAGAAGCAAGATTGCCATTTTGAGACTGAG GTACAACATCTCCACTGACGACTATCAGCCGTGGGTCACTGACGCCAGCTTCAACCAGCAACT TGGTGCTGGAATTCTCTCCCCTGTGGAGCAAAACCCCAATGTTGACATCAGCTCTACCACTAACAAACCTCTTCGTCTGGCCATCAACACCGCTCAATTTGGTCGTACCTTCCAAGACCGCACCCACGTCATGGAGCTCCGCCCTCGCAGTGCCCTCGGAAACGCTGATGCCGAAGCTTGCACCATCCATAACCTCAATGTCCGTGGAAAGCGTGGGAACATTGTCCAAACATATCCTGCCGTGGAGTACGACTTTGTGCCCAATAGACTGACCATCAACCAGGACGAGTGTATCCACTTCCAGTGGACAGGGTCCAATACACACAACAACGGAGCCCCTGGCGGTGACGGACAGACTGGTGACGCTGGCGAGGGAACTGGAG GTACTGACAGGACCAACATTGTTGAGATCCCTGACGCTAACAGCAGCTACCCCATCCCCGTTGGCCAATCCCTTGGCATGTTCGGTGCTGCTGAGCTGCTCTATGCCCCCCCGGGTGTTACAGTCCAAAACCCGGCTTCTGATGTGGCTGTTCAGGCTATTGACAAAGCTGCATACTTTGGTAGCATTGGGTACTATTCCTGCTTTTATAGAACAACATGTGGAGCCAATTCTGTGGAGGATAAGGACCAAATGAATCAGCTCCTCAACAATGCTCCAGCTTCATTCGAAGGTGCCGTCTTGAGGTACAGGCAGAGAGCAAACTACCATTACATGTGCTCTAGGAACAACAATTTCACAAACCGCAGTCAAAAAGGACAGCTCACTGTAAAATAA